From the Nonlabens marinus S1-08 genome, one window contains:
- a CDS encoding LytR/AlgR family response regulator transcription factor: MRVLIIEDEKPAARRLQRMLEQLDLEISRVVHSVKEAIEYLSSATEPDLIFLDIQLSDGLSFEIFEHVQINSAIIFTTAYDEYALQAFKLNSIDYLLKPIDAVELEQAVNKFKIRFRESEKSNSVSTQLQPIDLQQIAKLLGTHHENYKTRFTVKVGEHIKLFTADEIQLFYSENKGTYINLANGRNYLIDGKLESVEADLDPKQFFRISRQVIVRIDAITDIISYTNSRLRVKIDSFKELDLIVSRERVKDFKAWLEG, from the coding sequence ATGCGCGTACTTATTATTGAGGATGAAAAACCAGCCGCCCGTCGCTTGCAACGCATGCTGGAACAATTAGATTTAGAAATTTCTCGTGTAGTTCATTCTGTTAAGGAAGCGATAGAATATTTGTCAAGCGCCACTGAGCCAGATTTGATCTTCTTAGACATCCAGTTGAGCGATGGGCTTTCTTTTGAGATATTTGAACACGTACAAATCAACAGCGCGATTATCTTTACCACTGCCTATGACGAGTATGCATTGCAGGCGTTCAAGCTCAACAGCATTGATTACTTACTGAAACCTATAGATGCAGTAGAGTTGGAACAGGCGGTGAATAAGTTTAAAATTCGCTTTCGCGAAAGCGAAAAGTCCAACAGCGTCAGTACACAATTACAACCTATCGACTTGCAACAGATTGCTAAGTTGCTAGGTACTCATCATGAGAATTACAAAACGCGGTTCACCGTGAAAGTAGGGGAGCACATCAAATTATTTACTGCAGATGAAATCCAGCTCTTCTACTCTGAAAACAAAGGTACCTACATCAACCTAGCAAATGGACGTAACTATTTAATAGATGGAAAGCTAGAATCCGTGGAGGCAGACTTAGATCCTAAGCAATTCTTCCGTATTTCTAGGCAGGTCATAGTGCGCATCGATGCCATAACAGATATCATCAGTTATACCAATTCTCGATTAAGAGTAAAGATTGATTCATTTAAAGAACTGGACTTAATTGTGAGTCGAGAGCGAGTAAAGGACTTTAAAGCCTGGTTAGAAGGCTGA
- a CDS encoding DUF4331 family protein, with product MKKIALWSSIAICAVAGVFIAADHLDAPAVAMTTSDIADFYAFEGANAASTTFVVTIPAADANAQFDENVLIEINIDNTGAADGVIEDLVIQAIRQGDKMYFFGPYAPSQTGLNSTINTDQFVASVDIGSQTTVDGVNYFAGLRQDAFFFDFERFNTVVGTAPASGFGSTGNNTFAPLNVNAIVIEVPNSRLGTAPPHIVDQLLQTTTGLPAAYNVWVETKRR from the coding sequence ATGAAAAAAATTGCCCTTTGGTCCAGTATCGCAATATGCGCCGTAGCCGGTGTCTTTATTGCAGCTGATCACCTAGATGCTCCAGCCGTTGCTATGACAACTTCTGACATCGCAGACTTTTATGCTTTTGAAGGCGCTAACGCTGCCTCCACGACTTTTGTAGTAACGATTCCAGCGGCTGATGCAAACGCACAGTTTGATGAGAATGTACTTATCGAGATCAACATTGATAATACAGGTGCCGCAGATGGTGTTATAGAAGATCTTGTAATCCAAGCTATACGTCAAGGAGACAAAATGTACTTCTTCGGTCCTTATGCACCTAGTCAGACTGGATTGAACAGTACGATCAACACAGATCAGTTTGTAGCTTCTGTAGATATAGGAAGTCAAACAACCGTAGACGGTGTGAATTATTTCGCTGGTTTACGTCAAGATGCTTTCTTCTTTGACTTTGAAAGATTTAATACAGTAGTTGGAACAGCTCCAGCGTCTGGATTTGGTTCCACAGGTAATAATACGTTTGCTCCTTTAAATGTAAACGCTATTGTTATTGAAGTTCCTAATTCTAGACTAGGAACTGCACCACCACACATTGTAGATCAATTGCTACAAACCACTACTGGTCTTCCTGCAGCCTATAATGTCTGGGTGGAAACTAAAAGAAGATAA
- a CDS encoding DUF4331 family protein, translating to MKIFNIKYTIAAAALAMITISCGNDDDITGNPVTTDFTGTFVQEDQMGRPGINTVFPTTDADENAFNQTIPSNGINRWQPTFQDKVETLYNAYGASYENNILGLDLPTLTTALSLDVLQVAPNASGPTTYFASTSNFLTGRRLQDDVIDVSLILLFGGNSGARFDGQNGTPNLVSDNVGLEAGVTQSAFPYMTAPQF from the coding sequence ATGAAAATATTCAATATAAAATATACTATCGCAGCAGCTGCGCTAGCTATGATTACCATAAGTTGTGGAAATGATGACGACATCACTGGAAATCCAGTAACAACTGACTTCACTGGTACATTTGTACAAGAAGATCAAATGGGACGTCCAGGTATCAACACTGTTTTCCCAACGACTGATGCAGATGAAAATGCTTTCAATCAAACTATTCCTTCTAATGGAATCAACAGATGGCAGCCAACTTTTCAAGATAAAGTAGAAACTCTGTATAATGCTTACGGAGCATCGTATGAGAATAACATTCTAGGATTGGATTTGCCAACTCTTACAACCGCATTATCATTAGATGTGTTGCAAGTGGCGCCTAACGCTAGTGGACCTACAACCTATTTCGCAAGTACTAGTAACTTCTTGACAGGTCGTAGATTACAGGATGATGTGATTGACGTTTCTTTGATTCTTCTTTTTGGAGGAAACAGCGGAGCACGATTTGACGGTCAAAATGGAACACCTAACTTAGTTTCTGATAACGTAGGACTAGAAGCAGGTGTGACTCAGAGTGCATTCCCATACATGACTGCACCTCAATTTTAG
- a CDS encoding tetratricopeptide repeat protein: MKKLWILFGFLGLVSCNQETTQQPENITNIEDYQVYLDTDETELISQLKAEVEELKTEAAGDTTRIVLNGSIAGKLNTLFDLTGNVDYLNESVRFRESVVKNTYIRPENSKHALAQAYIKQHRFKKADSLMRSFTQEFSGPESQMVQFDIAMELGEYKKAESLLDSMRNTGDYNYLIRAAKWNDYIGQLGTTVNLMENAMELADQSGDQSRQLWSYSNIADYYGHHGDLEKSYAHYLKTLEKDPHNTYALKGIAWIAYSHDSDVEEARTILENLSKRHPTPDYLLDLAELYEFEGKEQEAMALKEDFMTRVSDPEYRGMYNAYKITELIDAGQTQKAVDLARIEVQNRATPETYDLLGYALLTNGEAQAALENHEQYVIGKTFEPVAQFHTALIYKANGMDKAVAAFKEELLETEYEMGPVTYKKIEAL, encoded by the coding sequence ATGAAAAAACTATGGATACTTTTTGGCTTCTTAGGACTTGTTTCTTGCAACCAAGAAACCACCCAACAGCCTGAAAACATTACGAACATTGAAGATTATCAAGTCTATCTTGATACGGATGAAACTGAATTGATATCGCAATTAAAAGCAGAGGTGGAAGAATTAAAAACTGAAGCAGCTGGCGACACGACCCGTATCGTACTCAATGGATCGATTGCAGGGAAGTTGAATACATTATTTGATCTTACTGGAAATGTAGATTATTTGAATGAGTCCGTTCGCTTTCGCGAAAGCGTGGTCAAAAACACCTATATACGTCCTGAAAATTCTAAACATGCCCTGGCTCAAGCCTACATCAAGCAACATCGTTTCAAAAAGGCAGATAGCTTAATGCGCAGTTTTACTCAAGAATTTAGTGGTCCAGAAAGTCAAATGGTTCAATTTGACATTGCCATGGAACTTGGAGAATATAAAAAGGCAGAGTCCTTACTAGATTCTATGAGAAATACCGGTGATTATAATTACTTGATACGTGCTGCGAAATGGAATGATTACATAGGGCAGCTGGGAACTACGGTCAACCTGATGGAGAACGCCATGGAACTAGCAGATCAAAGCGGAGACCAGAGTAGACAGTTGTGGAGTTATTCTAACATCGCAGATTACTATGGCCATCATGGCGATCTAGAAAAGTCATATGCACATTACTTAAAAACCTTAGAAAAAGACCCACATAATACCTATGCGTTGAAAGGTATTGCATGGATTGCCTATTCTCATGATAGTGATGTGGAGGAGGCTAGAACCATTCTAGAAAACTTGAGCAAGCGCCACCCCACGCCAGATTATCTACTAGATCTTGCGGAATTGTATGAATTTGAAGGAAAGGAGCAAGAAGCTATGGCCCTAAAGGAGGATTTTATGACCCGAGTTTCAGATCCAGAGTACAGAGGAATGTATAACGCCTATAAGATTACTGAATTGATTGATGCTGGACAGACTCAAAAGGCTGTAGATCTGGCACGAATTGAAGTTCAAAACCGAGCTACTCCTGAAACATATGATTTATTGGGATACGCACTTCTTACTAATGGAGAGGCTCAGGCTGCTTTAGAAAATCATGAGCAATATGTGATAGGTAAAACATTTGAGCCCGTTGCTCAATTCCACACCGCTTTAATCTACAAGGCAAATGGTATGGATAAAGCTGTAGCGGCCTTTAAAGAGGAGCTTCTAGAGACGGAATATGAGATGGGTCCAGTTACTTATAAAAAAATTGAGGCTTTATAA
- a CDS encoding anti-sigma factor codes for MEIQEIKNSGDLEAYVCGALTRQETLAIAKLIKQNPELEEEVERIESAYFQLAAGIAPAVDQVALYESIKAYIKEDKAKAENNHWSQYLGWAASLLLFLGCGYLFYENTDITEQMVSVEQKNEFLTNEVTDLDSLNADYQEALAFIKDPNTVKVNLAGQGNHTTAGAVAFHNAEKDVTYLDITGLPEAPANMTYQLWSLTLNPLTPTNLGLVASSSKTMLEFTNANDTQAFGITLEEAGGSPTPTLERLYTLGAIQ; via the coding sequence ATGGAAATACAAGAAATTAAAAATAGCGGAGATTTAGAGGCATACGTTTGTGGGGCATTAACCCGTCAAGAAACGCTAGCTATTGCTAAACTCATTAAACAAAATCCAGAACTTGAAGAAGAGGTAGAACGCATTGAAAGCGCCTATTTTCAGCTTGCTGCGGGCATAGCTCCTGCAGTGGATCAAGTTGCTCTTTATGAATCAATCAAAGCCTACATTAAAGAAGATAAGGCCAAGGCAGAGAATAACCACTGGAGCCAGTATTTAGGCTGGGCGGCTTCTTTGTTACTGTTCTTAGGTTGTGGTTATTTATTCTATGAAAACACAGATATTACTGAGCAGATGGTTTCTGTAGAACAAAAAAATGAATTTTTAACTAATGAAGTTACTGACTTAGATTCCTTGAATGCAGATTATCAAGAAGCCTTAGCTTTCATTAAAGATCCGAATACCGTTAAAGTAAATCTTGCAGGTCAAGGAAATCATACCACGGCTGGCGCTGTAGCCTTTCACAACGCAGAAAAAGACGTTACCTATCTGGACATTACTGGCTTGCCTGAAGCACCAGCTAACATGACTTACCAGTTATGGTCGTTGACTTTGAATCCATTAACACCTACGAACTTAGGCCTTGTAGCTTCCAGTTCTAAAACGATGCTGGAGTTTACTAATGCTAATGACACCCAAGCTTTTGGTATAACCTTAGAAGAAGCTGGTGGTAGCCCTACTCCTACTTTAGAACGACTGTATACACTGGGCGCTATTCAATAA
- a CDS encoding RNA polymerase sigma factor — translation MNAQPDLLIARMQEGSEVAFNRIYERYQVALHGVIFAIVKNDDVAQEILQDVFIKIWKNADSYDSNSGRFFTWILNIARNASVDYLRSKRHKNSLKNLSADNFVDIIVSNNNLDEETNTLFLKQWVEKLEPMCIKIIDIIFFKGFTFKDGAEELDMPSGTLKTRHRKCLNSLREMMLN, via the coding sequence ATGAATGCTCAACCCGATCTACTGATCGCCAGAATGCAAGAAGGCAGCGAGGTCGCTTTTAATAGAATTTACGAACGGTATCAAGTCGCGTTACATGGAGTGATTTTTGCCATTGTCAAAAACGACGATGTCGCTCAAGAAATATTACAAGATGTATTTATCAAAATATGGAAAAATGCCGATAGCTATGATTCCAACTCTGGTCGATTCTTTACCTGGATCCTAAACATAGCCAGAAATGCCTCTGTCGATTATCTGCGCAGTAAGCGTCATAAGAACAGTCTTAAAAACTTAAGTGCTGATAATTTCGTAGATATCATCGTAAGTAACAATAATCTGGATGAGGAAACCAACACTCTGTTTTTGAAACAATGGGTGGAGAAATTGGAACCCATGTGTATCAAGATAATTGACATCATCTTCTTCAAAGGTTTTACCTTTAAGGATGGTGCTGAAGAATTAGATATGCCTTCCGGTACATTGAAGACCAGACATAGAAAGTGTCTGAACAGCTTACGCGAAATGATGCTTAACTGA
- a CDS encoding superoxide dismutase family protein: MKKLNIALMALALTLSVSCKETKEEEMTDETMTEMEDSSSMDSESSMDSKMEIAVPMASKSGSNVTGVISFVQEGAQVKMIANLTGLEPGVHAIHLHENGDCSATDATSAGGHWNPKSNEHGDWDEGSHHMGDIGNLEANANGEASYTFSTDKWCMDCDDATKNIKGKGVIVHATADDFTSQPSGAAGARVACGVIE, encoded by the coding sequence ATGAAAAAATTGAATATTGCCTTAATGGCACTAGCCTTAACTTTAAGCGTTTCTTGTAAAGAAACTAAAGAGGAAGAAATGACAGATGAAACCATGACTGAAATGGAGGACAGTTCTTCTATGGATTCTGAATCTTCTATGGATAGCAAAATGGAAATAGCTGTGCCTATGGCTTCTAAAAGTGGTAGTAACGTTACAGGAGTGATTTCTTTTGTACAAGAAGGCGCGCAAGTTAAAATGATTGCTAACCTTACTGGATTAGAACCAGGAGTTCACGCAATTCATTTACATGAGAATGGAGATTGTAGTGCGACTGATGCTACAAGTGCTGGTGGACATTGGAATCCTAAATCTAACGAGCATGGCGACTGGGATGAAGGTTCGCACCATATGGGCGACATAGGGAATCTAGAAGCAAACGCAAATGGTGAAGCTAGTTACACCTTTAGTACAGACAAATGGTGTATGGATTGTGATGATGCTACTAAAAATATTAAAGGAAAAGGAGTCATCGTACATGCAACTGCAGATGATTTCACATCACAACCTAGTGGTGCTGCTGGAGCGAGAGTCGCTTGTGGTGTTATTGAATAA
- a CDS encoding YdeI/OmpD-associated family protein → MTFTFTTPLNTDGWIGALIIPEDIAEQLDIYKIKRVVANVSANENELTLYAGVIKRKGLRYLMFSKANKKLLAIEEGDNVHIDMQEDTSKYQAPMTEELEAVLLSDYEAYQIFESLLPGKQRNLIFLIYGIKDSQKRVDVALNAMENLKLGNLNPNKFDKILPF, encoded by the coding sequence ATGACTTTCACGTTTACAACTCCACTTAATACAGATGGATGGATAGGCGCATTGATTATTCCAGAAGATATTGCTGAGCAGTTGGATATCTACAAAATCAAACGTGTAGTTGCAAATGTCAGCGCAAATGAGAACGAGTTAACTCTTTATGCTGGCGTTATCAAAAGAAAAGGGTTAAGGTACCTTATGTTTTCAAAAGCCAACAAGAAATTACTTGCTATTGAAGAAGGTGATAATGTGCATATAGACATGCAAGAAGATACCAGTAAGTATCAAGCTCCTATGACAGAAGAACTGGAAGCTGTACTCTTAAGTGATTATGAAGCCTACCAAATATTTGAATCCCTTTTGCCTGGTAAACAGCGCAATTTAATTTTCTTGATCTACGGGATTAAGGATTCTCAAAAAAGAGTAGATGTAGCCTTAAATGCTATGGAAAATTTAAAATTAGGAAATCTGAATCCAAATAAGTTTGATAAAATTCTGCCTTTTTAA
- a CDS encoding bifunctional alpha/beta hydrolase/OsmC family protein: MNYEKIEFENAEGYQLSGRLELPADRLPHNYAIFAHCFTCSKNFSATRNISRALTTAGFGVLRFDFTGLGDSEGDFGDTNFSGNVEDLLSAIDYLKKNYKAPTLAIGHSLGGAAVIYASAKAECIKVVATIGTPSDTKHVKHLFGNQLEAIVENGEAVVELSGRPFKIKEQFLRDINEQMVTETLNNLRRPILICHSPQDTTVGISHAEKLYHAAIHPKSFLSLDGADHLLTDKVDSIYVGEVIASWASRYLEKQKEDRLDSELPVVASLDQETLFTTQMRAGSHYFTADEPVSYGGNNFGPTPYDLVSSGLASCTVMTLQMYARRKKWKVQNVECHVTYGKQHATDCENCESDTAKIDTFTRHIKIDSDLNPTQLDKLMVIADKCPVHKTLHTQTQVITKLIK; encoded by the coding sequence ATGAATTACGAAAAAATCGAATTTGAAAATGCGGAAGGTTATCAGTTAAGCGGCAGGCTAGAATTGCCAGCAGATCGCCTTCCGCATAACTATGCCATTTTTGCTCACTGTTTCACTTGCAGTAAGAACTTTAGCGCCACAAGAAATATTTCTAGAGCGCTTACTACCGCTGGTTTTGGCGTTTTGAGATTTGATTTTACAGGACTAGGCGATTCTGAGGGTGATTTTGGAGATACTAATTTCTCGGGTAATGTGGAGGATTTACTTTCCGCTATTGACTATTTGAAGAAAAATTATAAAGCGCCAACGCTCGCCATAGGTCATTCATTAGGCGGTGCTGCGGTGATTTACGCTTCCGCGAAAGCGGAATGCATCAAGGTTGTTGCAACAATTGGAACACCTAGCGATACGAAACATGTGAAACACCTTTTTGGCAACCAGCTCGAAGCGATTGTGGAAAATGGAGAAGCAGTAGTAGAATTAAGCGGAAGACCCTTTAAAATCAAAGAACAGTTTCTCAGGGACATCAATGAGCAAATGGTAACTGAAACCTTGAACAACTTGCGACGTCCAATTTTAATTTGCCATTCCCCCCAGGACACAACTGTAGGCATATCACATGCTGAAAAGCTATACCATGCAGCGATTCATCCTAAAAGCTTCTTGAGCCTGGATGGTGCAGACCATCTATTAACAGATAAAGTTGATAGTATTTATGTAGGCGAAGTCATTGCCAGCTGGGCCTCTCGATATCTAGAAAAGCAAAAGGAAGATCGATTAGATTCTGAGCTCCCTGTAGTTGCTAGCCTGGATCAAGAAACACTTTTTACCACACAGATGCGAGCAGGATCCCATTATTTTACAGCAGATGAACCAGTAAGCTATGGTGGTAATAATTTTGGACCCACACCCTACGACCTTGTATCAAGCGGTTTAGCTTCTTGTACGGTCATGACCCTTCAAATGTATGCCCGGCGTAAAAAATGGAAGGTGCAAAATGTAGAATGTCATGTGACCTATGGGAAGCAACATGCGACGGATTGTGAGAACTGCGAGAGTGATACTGCCAAAATTGATACGTTCACTAGACATATAAAAATAGATAGCGATCTGAATCCAACCCAGCTAGATAAGTTGATGGTCATAGCAGATAAATGTCCAGTACATAAGACGCTCCACACACAAACGCAAGTGATCACTAAGCTCATAAAATGA
- a CDS encoding VPS10 domain-containing protein, with protein MKKFTLLLLVILPLTAFSQKLDLDLVKEMKPRNIGPGGMSGRVTSIDVVESDPNIMYAGTASGGLWKSESAGTAWKPIFEDQVTASIGAVAIQQSNPSVIWVGTGEGNPRNSLNGGYGIFKSLDGGKSWKAMGLEKTRHIHRVVIDPTDPNTVYAAAIGSPWGEHPERGVFKTTDGGKSWKKVLYTNDKSGAADLVMDPSNPNKLIAAMWEHKRDPWFFKSGGEGSGLYITHDGGDNWKKLSDEDGLPKGELGRIGVAIAKSDPDVVYALIEAKKNALYKSTDGGFKWKKINDKSDIGNRPFYYSEIYVDPSNENRVYSVFTYVNVSEDGGRNFDQLMNAYGANNGVHPDHHAFYIHPNNPDFIIDGNDGGLNISNDRGESWRFIGNIPVAQFYHINVDMETPYNVYGGMQDNGSWRGPAYTWRDQGIRNSYWQEISFGDGFDVIPDPDNNRFGYTMSQQGSVQRYDWETGNNYSIQPTHPDPDVDLRFNWNSAIQMDPFDSSTLYFGSQFVHKSTDKGLTWTVISPDLTTNDPEKQKQGESGGLTMDATGAENHTTLLVIEPSAAERNVIYTGSDDGRVHVTKDGGSNWTDVSNGLKGLPAGSWIAQIKASQTKKGHALLIANDYRRFNYEPYAYRTTNYGKSWERIINNDDVASYTLSIIEDPKENNLVFLGTDDGLYVSIDGAKNWTKYTNGFPTVPVKDLVIHPREQDLVIGTFGRAAWVLDDIRPLRELARNNAKFEKPIQLFEPPIAYHARYQQPTGSRFSADAMYQGENRGSNGRFKYYFDKDLLKKSDTVKTDSLFLKIYDGERLIRTLNSKAPEKKGIHDWNWRLRESGKNFPSRRFNDSDRENGGVDVLPGTYKAVLEYAGYESETQINVQDDPRISEISDANRKAKYEAMKELEDLTDRIYQVTQELAKNKKTAEAFKSLLTEKDKKEYKEQIKTTDSIIKAIETEQAKYFGTIDDRQGITRNPETTVTQRLYGARSYINSRQGPQTATETQLYTQAENMAVKTMAETKEWLSTDWETYKSEMKKVQLDLWE; from the coding sequence ATGAAGAAATTTACCTTACTCCTACTGGTTATCCTACCGCTAACTGCTTTTTCACAAAAACTTGATCTAGATCTGGTCAAAGAAATGAAACCTCGAAATATAGGTCCAGGCGGAATGTCAGGTCGTGTGACCAGCATTGATGTCGTAGAAAGTGATCCTAATATTATGTACGCTGGTACAGCCAGCGGTGGTTTGTGGAAATCTGAAAGTGCTGGAACTGCTTGGAAACCTATTTTTGAAGATCAAGTCACCGCCTCTATAGGTGCGGTAGCTATACAGCAGTCCAACCCAAGTGTGATCTGGGTGGGAACTGGAGAAGGGAACCCACGTAACTCCTTAAATGGTGGTTACGGTATTTTCAAATCTCTAGACGGTGGAAAATCCTGGAAAGCAATGGGACTTGAAAAAACACGTCACATTCATAGGGTGGTAATCGATCCTACAGACCCCAACACAGTTTATGCAGCAGCCATAGGTTCTCCATGGGGAGAACATCCTGAACGTGGAGTTTTCAAAACCACCGATGGTGGGAAGAGCTGGAAAAAAGTATTATACACTAACGATAAATCTGGAGCGGCAGATCTAGTAATGGATCCTAGCAATCCTAACAAATTGATTGCCGCAATGTGGGAACACAAGCGCGATCCATGGTTTTTTAAATCGGGCGGTGAGGGTTCTGGATTGTACATCACACATGATGGTGGTGACAACTGGAAAAAATTGAGCGATGAAGATGGTTTGCCTAAAGGAGAACTGGGTCGTATAGGTGTGGCTATTGCCAAAAGTGATCCTGACGTAGTATACGCCTTAATTGAGGCTAAAAAAAACGCGCTTTACAAGTCAACAGATGGAGGGTTCAAATGGAAAAAAATTAATGATAAGAGTGATATAGGAAATAGACCCTTTTATTATTCTGAGATCTATGTAGATCCTTCTAATGAAAATAGGGTGTATTCTGTATTTACTTATGTAAACGTATCAGAAGATGGTGGTAGAAATTTTGACCAATTAATGAATGCTTATGGAGCAAACAATGGGGTTCATCCAGATCATCATGCGTTTTACATTCATCCTAATAATCCTGATTTTATTATTGATGGCAACGATGGTGGTTTGAACATTTCAAACGATCGTGGTGAGTCCTGGAGATTTATTGGAAACATTCCCGTGGCGCAGTTCTATCATATTAATGTAGATATGGAGACGCCGTACAATGTGTATGGTGGGATGCAGGACAATGGAAGTTGGCGAGGACCTGCATACACATGGCGTGATCAGGGAATCAGAAACAGCTACTGGCAAGAGATTAGCTTTGGTGATGGATTTGACGTAATTCCTGACCCAGATAACAACCGTTTTGGTTATACCATGAGTCAACAAGGATCTGTTCAACGATACGATTGGGAAACTGGTAACAATTATAGCATACAACCTACACACCCAGATCCAGATGTGGATTTGAGGTTCAATTGGAATTCTGCCATTCAAATGGATCCATTTGATTCCAGCACTCTTTATTTTGGAAGCCAATTTGTGCATAAATCAACTGACAAGGGATTGACCTGGACTGTAATAAGCCCAGACTTGACCACTAACGATCCTGAAAAGCAAAAGCAAGGTGAATCTGGAGGGTTGACCATGGATGCCACAGGAGCTGAAAATCATACGACCCTCTTAGTCATAGAACCTAGCGCCGCAGAGCGTAATGTAATATATACAGGGTCTGATGATGGGCGAGTACACGTGACTAAAGATGGTGGTAGCAACTGGACTGATGTTTCTAACGGGTTAAAAGGTCTTCCAGCAGGAAGCTGGATTGCTCAAATCAAAGCATCCCAGACTAAAAAAGGCCATGCCCTATTAATTGCAAACGATTACCGCAGGTTCAATTATGAACCATACGCCTACCGCACAACTAATTATGGGAAAAGTTGGGAACGTATTATAAATAATGACGATGTAGCCAGCTACACCTTAAGTATCATTGAAGATCCTAAGGAAAACAACCTAGTGTTTTTAGGAACCGATGATGGGTTGTATGTCTCCATCGACGGAGCAAAAAATTGGACTAAATACACTAACGGATTTCCAACGGTACCTGTCAAAGATTTAGTGATTCATCCACGCGAGCAGGACTTAGTTATTGGAACATTTGGCCGTGCAGCTTGGGTACTGGACGACATTCGTCCGTTGCGAGAATTAGCCAGAAACAATGCAAAATTTGAGAAGCCTATTCAGTTATTTGAACCACCCATCGCATACCACGCCAGATATCAGCAACCTACCGGTAGCAGATTCAGTGCAGATGCTATGTATCAAGGTGAGAATCGCGGTAGTAATGGGAGGTTCAAATACTATTTTGATAAAGATTTACTTAAGAAGTCCGACACTGTAAAGACAGACAGCCTATTCCTCAAAATTTACGATGGGGAACGACTAATTAGAACGCTGAATTCAAAAGCGCCTGAGAAAAAAGGAATACATGATTGGAACTGGAGGTTGAGGGAAAGCGGTAAGAACTTTCCTTCTCGTCGATTTAACGATTCTGACCGTGAAAACGGTGGTGTGGACGTGTTGCCAGGCACCTATAAAGCGGTATTAGAATACGCGGGTTATGAAAGTGAAACGCAAATTAACGTACAAGATGATCCCAGAATTTCAGAGATCAGTGATGCAAATCGCAAGGCTAAGTATGAAGCCATGAAAGAGTTGGAAGACCTAACAGACCGCATTTATCAAGTCACTCAAGAGTTGGCCAAGAACAAAAAAACAGCCGAAGCCTTTAAGAGCCTTTTGACTGAAAAAGATAAGAAAGAATACAAAGAGCAAATCAAAACTACAGACTCGATCATCAAAGCCATAGAAACTGAGCAAGCTAAATACTTCGGGACTATCGACGATCGTCAGGGCATTACCCGCAACCCAGAGACTACAGTTACCCAACGCCTGTATGGAGCAAGAAGCTATATCAATAGCCGTCAAGGACCTCAAACTGCTACGGAAACGCAGCTGTATACTCAAGCTGAAAATATGGCGGTAAAAACCATGGCAGAAACTAAGGAATGGCTATCTACAGACTGGGAAACCTATAAATCTGAAATGAAAAAAGTACAGCTAGACCTCTGGGAATAG